A stretch of DNA from Brevibacillus ruminantium:
CCCGGCGCTTGCGGCAGGAAATCCGGTGATCGTCAAGCCAGCAACGGATACGGCCCATTCTGCTCTGCTGCTGTGCAAGCTTTTGGAGCAGGCAGGCGTGCCAAAAGGGTACGTGCAATGCGTGGTCGGCGGGGGCGCGACGGTTGGCGAACAGTTGCTGAAAGACCAGCGGATCAAAAAATACTCGTTTACAGGCTCTCCAGAAGTAGGCAAGCACATCCAGCAGACGATCGGCATGCGAAAAGTCACGCTGGAGCTCGGGTCCAACTCTGCGACGATTGTGCATGAAGACGGCAATGTCGAGCAGGCGGCAAACAAGCTGGCGAAAATGGCTTTTGCCAATGCAGGGCAGATCTGCATTTCCGTACAGCGCATTTTCGTGCACAAAGCAGTAGAAGAAAAGTTCATGGAGCTTTTCCTGGAGCGGGTGGCGCAGCTCAAGGTGGGCAATCCGCTCGACCCGGATACGGATGTAGGACCGATGATTAGCGAGAAAGAGGCTCAGCGGATCGAGGCATGGGTAAATGAAGCCGCAGCGAAGGGCGCGAAGGTGTTGACCGGAGGCAAAAGGGAAGGAAGTGTGTACTATCCGACGGTCATTACCCAGGCGAAAAAGGGCATGAAAGTGTTTGACGAGGAAGTATTCGCACCAGTAGTTACAGTGGCGTCCTACGAAACGATCGAGGAAGCGGTGAAGTTGGTCAACGACTCCAAGTTTGGCTTGCAGGCAGGAGTGTACACCAAATCTCTCGTTCTGGCCCACAAGCTGCCGCATCTGCTGGAAGTGGGCGGGGTGATCGTCAACGATACCTGCTGCTTCCGTGCCGACCAGATGCCGTACGGGGGCGTCAAGGAAAGCGGGATTGGGAAAGAAGGCCCGGCATTTGCGATTGAAGAAATGGTCGAGACGGTGGCCGTCGTCATCAACCTGGAAGAGTAAATGAATCATGGATGGAGAGTGTGGAAATGACCGGAAACTGCCTGATCGCTCAATCCGGTGGACCAACCGCTGTTATCAACAATTCATTGTACGGAATCATTGAGGAGTCTCTTCAGTCGCCGCAGATCCAGAAAGTCTATGGGGCGAGAAGAGGGGTGTACGGTCTGCTCAACCAGGACTACATTGATCTAGGTCAATTGTCCAAACCGCAGCTAGAGATGCTGAGAATGACGCCGGGCGCGGCGCTCGGCTCCTGGCGCTACAAGCTGAGCACCCACGAGATCGAGATTATCGTCGCTCACATGCAGGCGAACGACATTCGCTACTTTTACTATATCGGCGGGAACGGATCGATGCATGTCGCTCATCTGATCCATCAGGCTGCCCAGAAAAAAGGGTACGAGTTGAATGTGATCGGGGTTCCGAAAACGGTAGACAACGATTTGACGCAAACCGATCATTCACCCGGGTTTGGCAGCGCAGCCAAATTTCTTGCCACCTCCATCCTCGACATGTCCATGGACATCATGAGCTTGCCGAAAAGCAATCGCATTACGATTGTCGAGACGATGGGGCGCAATACCGGCTGGCTGGCGGCCTCGTGCGCACTGGGAATGCAGCAGGAAACAGGCATACCGCTATTGATCTACATTCCGGAATCGCCTTTTTGCGAAGAAAAGTTTTTGCGCGATGTGCAAAAAAAGTACGAGCAGCACGGTTCAGCCCTGGTCATTGTCTCAGAAGGCATTCGTGACGGAGCAGGCAGGCTGATTGCCGATAGCGCTCTGGTGCGGGATGCGGTCGGGCGTCCGCAACTCGGCGGCGTGGCTGGCTATTTGAAGGACGTCATCACCACTCAGGGAGCGGGCTTGTCCGCGCGGTACATTTTGCCGAGCATTTGGCAGCGCAGCGGAATGATGTTCTCGTCCGGGGTGGATGTCGAGGAAGCGTATTTGGCGGGAAAACACGCTTGCTATCATGCCAAGCAGGGGATCAACGGAGCGATGGTCACGCTGCAACGCAAAAAGAGGCCGTTTTACGCTGTGGAATACGGCTCCGTCCCGCTAAAGGAAGTAGCCGGAAAAGAAAAGCTGTTTCCGCTGGAGTGGTACGACGCCGACAGCCATTTTGTCAAAGCCGAGTTTTTTGATTATATCTATCCGCTGATTCAGGGCGAGGTGTCCATTCCAATGAAAAATGGCCTGCCTGCTTACCAGTACTTTATTTCCTGAAGGGGCGGCGCAGACCGACGCGAGCAATAGGAACGAGGAAGCGGAAAAAACAGAATGGATGCAGCTTAAACAGTAGAAGAGGAGCGAATGGAGCATGTTAGCTGGTGTATTTGAGCAGGTGGGGATATTTTCTTTGCAGGAAAGGCCGGTTCCGGTCATCAAGAAGGCAGATGAAGTACGGATCAAGGTGGAGGCAGCCAGCATATGCGGCACAGACGTGCACATTTTGGCTAACCCTCCGGGGCATCCGGCGACGGCAGGCGTGATTCAGGGACACGAGTACGTCGGAAAAGTGGTAGATGCAGGAGCGGATGTCACGAACGTAAAAGTGGGTGACCGGGTAGTAGTCGATCCGACGCTGACCTGCGGTTACTGTGACTATTGCCAGATGGGATACGTGAACATGTGTGAGCATATGTCGACAATGGGCATTTTCGTAGACGGAGGCTGGACTTCCTACAGTGTCGTCCCTGCCAGAAATGTGCACAAAATTGCTGACTCGGTTCCGCCGGAAATTGCCGTTTTTGCCGAGCCGCTGTCCTGCGTCGTAAACGGCATGGACAAAATCAAGGTGCAGCCGGGCGAGAGTGCTGTCGTGCTGGGCGCAGGGCCGATGGGGCAAATGTTCATCCAGATGCTGAAAGCGGCGGGAGCCGGAACGATCATCGCCGTCGATTTCTCGGATTATCGCTTGGAGTATGCCCGCATATCCGGGGCGAATGTGACGGTGAATCCAAAAACGAATGACGTGGCGAAGTCTGTACAGGAAGCGACGAAAATCGGGGCCGATGTCGTCATCGACTGCGTCGGTTCGCTGTTCGATCAGAGCCTGACGCTGGTGCGCAGAGGGGGACAAATTTTGCTGGTGGGCATGAATCAGCACGCTTTGCCGCCGATCAAGCAAAACGACATTACCCGCTATGAAGTAACGGTAAAAGGCACGTATATCTCGAACCACACGTTCCCGAAGGTAGTGAAGGTCATGGAGGCAGGGCTGCTGAATCTGGAGCGGCTGATTACCCATCGGGTTCCTTTGGAGCGCATCACGGAAGGAATCGACGTGATGAAAAAAGGAGAAGCGATCAAGGTGATTGTGCAGCCCGCGTAATCGCCTGCGATCCGTGAGCTGTAGTCTGCGCGCGTACAGCCAACTGCCGGAAAAGACAGAAAAAATTGAAAAAAGGGTTTGTGGAAGTGCGGGAATCGAGTATAATCAAGACAAAGGAAAGCGCTTAACTTGATTTTTGTGGAGAGAAATCGAATCTGAGGGAGGATAACATGGCAAAAACAATCCGCTTAACGATGGCTCAGGCATTGCTGCGATTTTTGGACAATCAATATATTTCCATGGACGGTCAGGAACAAAAATTCGTCAAAGGCGTCATGGGGATTTTCGGGCACGGCAATGTCACAGGGATGGGCGAAGCGCTGGAGCATTTTCAGGGTGAGTTGACCTACATCCAGGGGAAAAACGAGCAAGGAATGGCGCATGCGGCCATTGCCTACGCCAAACAAAAGAATAGGCTTGAGATTTTTGCCTGCACGTCTTCGATTGGGCCCGGCGCCTTGAACATGGTCACAGCCGCCGGGACAGCGACGGTGAACCGGATTCCGGTGCTGTTTTTGCCAGGCGATATTTTTGCCTGCCGCCAGCCTGATCCGGTCTTGCAGCAAATTGAAAACCCTGCTGACTACACGATTTCATCCAACGATGCGTTCAAGCCGGTCAGCAAGTACTGGGACCGCATTACACGTCCCGAGCAGTTGATGACCGCCGCTCTGAACGCGATGAGAGTGCTGACGGACCCGGTCGACACTGGCGCGGTCACCTTGGCTCTACCCCAGGATGTGCAAAGCGAAGCGTACGATTATCCGGCTGAGTTTTTTGAAAAGCGCGTCCATTTCGTCGAAAGAAGAGCGCTGTCGGCTGCTGCGCTCGCACGGGCAGCGGAAGCGATCCGGAAAAAAGCGCGTCCGCTGATTATCGCCGGGGGCGGCGTGCACTACTCGCTCGCTACGGCAGAACTGATTCGCTTCGCCGAGGAATTTGGCATTCCGGTAGCGGAGACGCAAGCGGGAAAAAGCGCTGTGCCTTGGGACCACCCGCTTCAAGTAGGCTCGATTGGCGTCACAGGCTCGCTCGCCGCAAACCGTCTGGCCAAAGAGGCCGATTTGATTATCGGCGTCGGAACGAGACTGACTGACTTCCCTACCTCATCCAAAACGGCCTTCCAAAATCCAGATGTGGAGTTCATCAGCATCAACGTCAGCACCTACGACGCGCTGAAAATGAACGGAAAGGCCGTTGTGGCCGATGCGAAGGAAGCACTGGTCGCGATCGCGGGCACGCTGAGGCAAGCGGAATACAAGTCATCCTACTCGACGGAAGCGATTGCTGCACTGAAGAAGGAGTGGGACGAAGAGGTAGACCGGGTCTGCTCTGTGGAGCGGGCGGAAGGCTTGTCGCAAATGCTTGCGCTGGGCGAGATCAACCGCTTCCTGGGCGAGAAGGACATAATCGTCGCTGCTGCCGGAAGCCTGCCGGGAGATTTGCATCGCTTGTGGAGATGCAAGGCCGCGAAAACGTACCATATGGAATACGGCTTCTCGTGCATGGGCTACGAAGTGTCCGGCGCGTTCGGCGTAAAGATGGCAAGCCCGGATCAGGAAGTGTACGCCGTCTGCGGGGATGGCAGCTATTTGATGCTTCATTCGGAGCTGGTCACGAGCATCCAGGAAGGGCAAAAATTTACGATCCTGCTTTTCGACAACAACGGGTTCGGCTGCATCCACAACCTGCAAAGAGGCCATGGCAGCGAAGGCTTCGGCAACGAATTCCGCTACCGCAGCGAACAGACGAACCGGCTGACGGGGGAGTATATGCAGATTGATTTTGCCAGCCACGCCAGAAGCATGGGGGCGAAGGCATATACGGCCCACACCTTGGAAGAGCTGAGAGCGGCCTTGCAGCAGGCGAAGGAAGAGACTGTCACGACGCTGATTGATATCAAGGTGCTTCCCGGAACGTGCTCGTCCGGCTACGAATCGTGGTGGCGACTGGGGGTAGCGGAAGTATCCGCTAGCGAGAAGGTTCAAGCCGCTTATAAAACGATGAACAAGCAGATCGAGATTGCGAAAAAAATGTAAGTGTTGTTTGCATTTTTATACAACAGATTAAAATGGCTAAGATTCTTTTCCAGTATAAGGGAAACTGAATGAGACTTCGAACGAAGCGAGCAAGCCAACGCTGTGCCCTGCGGTAGGAAGACTCCGCCAATGGCGCGGTGCAGCCAAGTTTTTTATCACGTTGAGTTAAGCGCTTAATCTAAGGGAGTGACAGTCATGTCAGATAAAGGATACAGCTTCAAGCTGGGGGTCCACCCGATCAACTGGGTTGGGGAAGATGTAAAAGAACACGGCGATCATTATTCGTACGAACAGGTCATGGATGAGATAGCCAGCCTTGGAATCACAGGTGTGGAAATGAGCAGGAAGTTCCCCGCCGATCCGGCTGTTTTGCAGCAGGAGCTGAGCAGACGGGGGCTGCAGCTAACCTCGCAGTGGAAGTCCG
This window harbors:
- a CDS encoding aldehyde dehydrogenase family protein gives rise to the protein MEAVTQLQRLFIDGEWVETGETHPIYNKYTGELYVQVCKAGEKEVDRAVEAAEYAFYHTPFSAEKRYDVLMKASQLIKENIEELANCIAQEGGKPIRDAKVEVIRSATTFLLAAEEAKKLRGEIIPSQASPGNESRLIYTIKKPIGIVCAISPFNFPLNLVSHKVAPALAAGNPVIVKPATDTAHSALLLCKLLEQAGVPKGYVQCVVGGGATVGEQLLKDQRIKKYSFTGSPEVGKHIQQTIGMRKVTLELGSNSATIVHEDGNVEQAANKLAKMAFANAGQICISVQRIFVHKAVEEKFMELFLERVAQLKVGNPLDPDTDVGPMISEKEAQRIEAWVNEAAAKGAKVLTGGKREGSVYYPTVITQAKKGMKVFDEEVFAPVVTVASYETIEEAVKLVNDSKFGLQAGVYTKSLVLAHKLPHLLEVGGVIVNDTCCFRADQMPYGGVKESGIGKEGPAFAIEEMVETVAVVINLEE
- a CDS encoding 6-phosphofructokinase, with product MTGNCLIAQSGGPTAVINNSLYGIIEESLQSPQIQKVYGARRGVYGLLNQDYIDLGQLSKPQLEMLRMTPGAALGSWRYKLSTHEIEIIVAHMQANDIRYFYYIGGNGSMHVAHLIHQAAQKKGYELNVIGVPKTVDNDLTQTDHSPGFGSAAKFLATSILDMSMDIMSLPKSNRITIVETMGRNTGWLAASCALGMQQETGIPLLIYIPESPFCEEKFLRDVQKKYEQHGSALVIVSEGIRDGAGRLIADSALVRDAVGRPQLGGVAGYLKDVITTQGAGLSARYILPSIWQRSGMMFSSGVDVEEAYLAGKHACYHAKQGINGAMVTLQRKKRPFYAVEYGSVPLKEVAGKEKLFPLEWYDADSHFVKAEFFDYIYPLIQGEVSIPMKNGLPAYQYFIS
- a CDS encoding zinc-binding dehydrogenase is translated as MLAGVFEQVGIFSLQERPVPVIKKADEVRIKVEAASICGTDVHILANPPGHPATAGVIQGHEYVGKVVDAGADVTNVKVGDRVVVDPTLTCGYCDYCQMGYVNMCEHMSTMGIFVDGGWTSYSVVPARNVHKIADSVPPEIAVFAEPLSCVVNGMDKIKVQPGESAVVLGAGPMGQMFIQMLKAAGAGTIIAVDFSDYRLEYARISGANVTVNPKTNDVAKSVQEATKIGADVVIDCVGSLFDQSLTLVRRGGQILLVGMNQHALPPIKQNDITRYEVTVKGTYISNHTFPKVVKVMEAGLLNLERLITHRVPLERITEGIDVMKKGEAIKVIVQPA
- the iolD gene encoding 3D-(3,5/4)-trihydroxycyclohexane-1,2-dione acylhydrolase (decyclizing); this encodes MAKTIRLTMAQALLRFLDNQYISMDGQEQKFVKGVMGIFGHGNVTGMGEALEHFQGELTYIQGKNEQGMAHAAIAYAKQKNRLEIFACTSSIGPGALNMVTAAGTATVNRIPVLFLPGDIFACRQPDPVLQQIENPADYTISSNDAFKPVSKYWDRITRPEQLMTAALNAMRVLTDPVDTGAVTLALPQDVQSEAYDYPAEFFEKRVHFVERRALSAAALARAAEAIRKKARPLIIAGGGVHYSLATAELIRFAEEFGIPVAETQAGKSAVPWDHPLQVGSIGVTGSLAANRLAKEADLIIGVGTRLTDFPTSSKTAFQNPDVEFISINVSTYDALKMNGKAVVADAKEALVAIAGTLRQAEYKSSYSTEAIAALKKEWDEEVDRVCSVERAEGLSQMLALGEINRFLGEKDIIVAAAGSLPGDLHRLWRCKAAKTYHMEYGFSCMGYEVSGAFGVKMASPDQEVYAVCGDGSYLMLHSELVTSIQEGQKFTILLFDNNGFGCIHNLQRGHGSEGFGNEFRYRSEQTNRLTGEYMQIDFASHARSMGAKAYTAHTLEELRAALQQAKEETVTTLIDIKVLPGTCSSGYESWWRLGVAEVSASEKVQAAYKTMNKQIEIAKKM